In Candidatus Dormiibacterota bacterium, the following proteins share a genomic window:
- the ligA gene encoding NAD-dependent DNA ligase LigA: protein MASDGARARHAELVRLVEHHAHRYYVLDAPEIDDAGYDRLFRELQTLEELNPELQTPDSPTQRVGAAPVEAFTKVAHRTAMLSLANAFGTDEVEEFVRRVERLVGSVDAYVCELKIDGLAVSLTYRDGQLARGATRGNGLQGEDVTAQLRTVRSIPTRLRGGVGGVPPEIEVRGEVFLPKSAFARLNEGLDEQGKPRYANPRNAAAGSVRQLDPRITARRGLRAFMYAIDPPGEASTQAAVLDALDRLGLPTNPHRRVVGDVEGIVGYVEEWRERRHDLDYDTDGVVVKVASLELQSELGAVARSPRWATAYKFPPEEVETTVLDIIVSVGRTGAATPVAVLEPVLVAGTTVRRATLHNEDEVARKDVRIGDAVLLHKAGDVIPEVVRPLLERRPEGSQPWEMPGRCPACDAELEREEGEVVRRCLNPLCPAQRRERLRHFASRACMNIEGLGEAIIDQLVDGGHLADAADLFRLDKPTLLTLDGFADRSADNLLRSIDARRRVPLGRLVNALGIRHVGEHTALTLAVHFGTLEALSAAGEEELLAVEGIGPVVARSVAGWFASDSGRELVRRLGEVGVEAERSEASTGPWTGQTWVLTGTLDRLTRPEAEARIRALGGTPGSSVSRKTHALVAGMSPGSKLEKAQRLGVRVLDEAGFLAELEAAES, encoded by the coding sequence ATGGCCTCCGACGGCGCCCGCGCCCGCCACGCCGAGCTGGTCCGCCTGGTCGAGCACCACGCCCACCGCTACTACGTCCTCGACGCGCCGGAGATCGACGACGCCGGGTACGACCGGCTCTTCCGCGAGCTGCAGACACTCGAGGAGCTCAATCCCGAGCTGCAGACGCCGGACTCGCCGACCCAGCGGGTGGGCGCCGCCCCGGTCGAGGCGTTCACCAAGGTCGCCCACCGCACCGCCATGCTCTCGCTCGCCAACGCCTTCGGCACCGACGAGGTCGAGGAGTTCGTCCGCCGCGTCGAGCGGCTGGTGGGGAGCGTCGACGCCTACGTCTGCGAGCTGAAGATCGACGGGCTGGCGGTCTCGCTCACCTATCGCGACGGCCAGCTGGCGCGCGGCGCCACCCGCGGCAACGGCCTCCAGGGGGAGGACGTCACCGCCCAGCTCCGCACCGTGCGCTCCATCCCCACCCGGCTGCGCGGCGGCGTCGGCGGGGTGCCGCCCGAGATCGAGGTGCGCGGCGAGGTGTTCCTGCCCAAGAGCGCGTTCGCCCGCCTCAACGAGGGCCTCGACGAGCAGGGGAAGCCGCGCTACGCGAACCCTCGCAATGCCGCCGCCGGGTCGGTCCGGCAGCTCGACCCGCGGATCACCGCGCGGCGGGGGCTGCGCGCGTTCATGTACGCGATCGATCCCCCCGGCGAGGCCTCCACCCAGGCCGCGGTGCTCGACGCCCTCGACCGGCTGGGGCTGCCCACCAACCCGCACCGCCGGGTGGTGGGGGACGTCGAGGGCATCGTCGGCTATGTCGAGGAGTGGCGGGAGCGGCGGCACGACCTCGACTACGACACCGACGGGGTGGTCGTCAAGGTCGCCTCGCTCGAGCTCCAGAGCGAGCTCGGCGCGGTGGCCCGCTCGCCCCGCTGGGCCACCGCCTACAAGTTCCCCCCGGAGGAGGTGGAGACCACCGTCCTCGACATCATCGTCTCGGTGGGGCGGACCGGCGCGGCCACCCCGGTGGCGGTGCTCGAGCCGGTGCTGGTGGCCGGGACCACGGTGCGCCGGGCCACCCTCCACAACGAGGACGAGGTGGCGCGCAAGGACGTGCGCATCGGCGACGCGGTGCTCCTCCACAAGGCGGGCGACGTCATCCCCGAGGTGGTGCGCCCGCTGCTGGAGCGCCGGCCGGAGGGCTCCCAGCCGTGGGAGATGCCCGGCCGCTGCCCGGCCTGCGACGCCGAGCTGGAGCGCGAGGAGGGCGAGGTGGTGCGCCGCTGCCTCAACCCGCTCTGCCCGGCGCAGCGGCGCGAGCGGCTCCGCCACTTCGCCTCGCGCGCCTGCATGAACATCGAGGGGCTGGGCGAGGCGATCATCGACCAGCTCGTCGACGGCGGCCACCTCGCCGACGCCGCCGACCTCTTCCGCCTCGACAAGCCGACCCTGCTCACCCTCGACGGCTTCGCGGACCGCTCCGCCGACAACCTCCTCCGCAGCATCGACGCCCGGCGGCGGGTGCCGCTGGGCCGGCTGGTCAACGCGCTCGGCATCCGCCACGTCGGCGAGCACACCGCCCTCACCCTGGCGGTGCACTTCGGCACCCTGGAGGCGCTGAGCGCGGCCGGCGAGGAGGAGCTGCTCGCGGTGGAGGGCATCGGCCCGGTGGTGGCGCGCAGCGTGGCCGGGTGGTTCGCCTCCGACTCGGGGCGGGAGCTGGTCCGCCGGCTCGGCGAGGTGGGGGTGGAGGCGGAGCGCTCCGAGGCCTCGACCGGGCCGTGGACGGGGCAGACCTGGGTGCTGACCGGCACCCTCGACCGGCTCACCCGTCCCGAGGCCGAGGCGCGGATCCGCGCCCTCGGCGGCACCCCCGGCTCGAGCGTCAGCCGCAAGACCCACGCCCTGGTCGCGGGCATGTCTCCGGGGAGCAAGCTCGAGAAGGCGCAGCGCCTCGGGGTGCGGGTGCTCGACGAGGCCGGCTTCCTCGCCGAGCTCGAGGCCGCCGAGAGCTAG
- the uvrC gene encoding excinuclease ABC subunit UvrC, with product MATAAGRAARLLDNPELLRQRLKEAPEGPGVYLMRDLEARVVYVGKAASLRNRLRSYFSGVDSHPLRTRQLVERIFDFEVVHCTTEREALLLENEFIKRYRPRFNIRLKDDKNYLYLKIPRPGAPDALAPGTAREGARVPRGDAESAARAAMFPRPYYTRRMARDGARYFGPYTSAQSLRTTVKSLRTIFPFRTCGDEVFRRGRVCLDYHINRCSGPCAGNIDAEGYAELLDEVELFMEGRSEVLTAQLKGQMKGAAERLDYEAAARARDRLRAIDRIRERQRMVRGARDDRDVVGAALEGNRGMVTVLSVREGKVATMENHALEGVAGLTAADALESFIGQYYGDASSLPRTIVVAERLPGHGLLQEFLSEQRGGPVEVRVPQRGAARELVDQATQTASTALRQARIEADFDADRTEGLLADLQARLDLPELPRRIECYDISNTMGTNSVGSMVVFEEGRPRPAHYRHFGIRTVEGANDFASIEETLRRRIGRHLGQAAGAGDVPVDDPAGSNGGGRVAEPVVEEGALAVADAPEDGERPRRPRRRPAAAADDSFGALPDLILVDGGKGQLAAAHAVLVESGLGHVPIAGLAKRNEELFLPGRADPVVLPSDSPTLFLVQRVRDEAHRFAITRHRARRGKEALRSRLDIVSGLGPARRRALLRRFGSIEGIRDASLDEIAAVPGMPRSVAMRIKELI from the coding sequence ATGGCCACCGCCGCGGGACGCGCCGCCCGCCTCCTCGACAACCCCGAGCTGCTCCGCCAGCGGCTGAAGGAGGCGCCCGAGGGGCCGGGCGTCTACCTGATGCGCGACCTCGAGGCGCGGGTGGTCTACGTCGGCAAGGCGGCCAGCCTCCGCAACCGGCTGCGCTCCTACTTCAGCGGCGTCGACTCCCACCCGCTGCGCACCCGCCAGCTGGTGGAGCGCATCTTCGACTTCGAGGTGGTCCACTGCACCACCGAGCGCGAGGCGCTGCTGCTCGAGAACGAGTTCATCAAGCGCTACCGCCCGCGCTTCAACATTCGCCTCAAGGATGACAAGAACTACCTCTACCTGAAGATCCCGCGGCCCGGCGCCCCCGACGCGCTCGCCCCGGGGACGGCGCGGGAGGGGGCGCGGGTGCCCCGCGGCGACGCCGAGTCGGCGGCGCGGGCGGCGATGTTCCCCCGCCCGTATTACACCCGGCGGATGGCCCGCGACGGCGCCCGCTACTTCGGCCCGTACACCAGCGCCCAGTCGCTGCGCACCACGGTGAAGTCGCTGCGCACCATCTTCCCGTTCCGCACCTGTGGCGACGAGGTCTTCCGCCGCGGCCGGGTGTGCCTCGACTACCACATCAACCGCTGCAGCGGCCCCTGCGCGGGGAACATCGACGCCGAGGGCTACGCCGAGCTGCTCGACGAGGTGGAGCTCTTCATGGAGGGGCGCTCCGAGGTGCTCACCGCCCAGCTCAAGGGGCAGATGAAGGGCGCCGCCGAGCGGCTCGACTACGAGGCGGCGGCGCGCGCCCGCGACCGGCTCAGGGCCATCGACCGCATCCGCGAGCGCCAGCGCATGGTGCGCGGGGCGCGCGACGATCGCGACGTGGTGGGTGCCGCCCTGGAGGGCAATCGGGGCATGGTCACGGTGCTGTCGGTGCGCGAGGGCAAGGTGGCGACGATGGAGAACCACGCCCTCGAGGGCGTGGCCGGCCTCACCGCCGCCGACGCCCTGGAGAGCTTCATCGGCCAGTACTACGGCGACGCCTCGAGCCTGCCGCGGACCATCGTCGTGGCCGAGCGGCTGCCCGGGCACGGCCTCCTCCAGGAGTTCCTCAGCGAGCAGCGCGGCGGCCCGGTCGAGGTGCGCGTGCCCCAGCGCGGCGCCGCCCGCGAGCTGGTCGACCAGGCCACCCAGACGGCGTCGACGGCGCTGCGCCAGGCCCGGATCGAGGCCGACTTCGACGCCGACCGCACCGAGGGCCTGCTCGCCGACCTGCAGGCGCGCCTCGACCTGCCCGAGCTGCCCCGGCGCATCGAGTGCTACGACATCAGCAACACCATGGGCACCAACTCGGTGGGGTCGATGGTGGTGTTCGAGGAGGGCCGTCCCCGTCCCGCCCACTACCGCCACTTCGGCATCAGGACCGTCGAGGGCGCCAACGACTTCGCGTCGATCGAGGAGACGCTGCGCCGCCGGATCGGCCGCCATCTCGGCCAGGCCGCCGGCGCCGGGGACGTGCCGGTCGACGACCCCGCGGGGAGCAACGGCGGCGGCCGGGTGGCCGAGCCGGTGGTGGAGGAGGGCGCGCTCGCGGTCGCCGATGCCCCCGAGGACGGCGAGCGTCCCCGGCGGCCGCGGCGCCGCCCCGCCGCCGCCGCCGACGACAGCTTCGGCGCCCTCCCCGACCTGATCCTCGTCGATGGCGGCAAGGGTCAGCTCGCCGCCGCCCACGCGGTGCTGGTGGAGAGCGGGCTCGGCCACGTCCCCATCGCCGGCCTGGCCAAGCGCAACGAGGAGCTCTTCCTCCCCGGCCGCGCCGATCCCGTGGTGCTGCCCTCGGACAGCCCCACCCTCTTCCTGGTGCAGCGGGTGCGCGACGAGGCCCACCGCTTCGCGATCACCCGCCACCGGGCCCGCCGGGGCAAGGAGGCGCTGCGCTCGCGGCTCGACATCGTCAGCGGGCTCGGGCCGGCGCGCCGCCGCGCCCTGCTCCGCCGGTTCGGCAGCATCGAGGGCATCCGCGACGCCAGCCTGGACGAGATCGCCGCGGTGCCGGGGATGCCCCGCTCGGTGGCGATGCGCATCAAGGAGCTGATCTGA
- the tsaD gene encoding tRNA (adenosine(37)-N6)-threonylcarbamoyltransferase complex transferase subunit TsaD: MNLLAVETSCDETAAAVLRDGREIVSSVVASQIALHAPHGGVVPELAARAHLEAIGPTVAEALAALPGGWDDVDAIGVTRGPGLVGCLVVGASWAQAAGLARGLPVAGVSHLAGHVYSAWLAEPGFEPPYLALVASGGHTECVLLRDHGEAVRLARTRDDAVGEAFDKVARLLGLPYPGGPAVERAAREGDPARFPLPRTRLEGAFSYSGLKTAVRYAVRDLGAGGLTDRGTPADPAVVAALAASFQAAAIDQLVDGLEAAVEQTGAERVTVVGGVAANQALRGAVSRRLGGLRIVVPPLSLCGDNAAMIGAAGWHRLQRVGDEAGFGVDPGLDEYA; encoded by the coding sequence CTGAACCTCCTCGCCGTCGAGACCAGCTGTGACGAGACCGCGGCAGCGGTCCTCCGCGACGGCCGCGAGATCGTCTCCTCGGTGGTCGCCTCGCAGATCGCCCTCCACGCCCCCCACGGCGGTGTGGTGCCCGAGCTCGCCGCCCGCGCCCACCTCGAGGCGATCGGTCCCACCGTCGCCGAGGCGCTGGCCGCCCTGCCCGGGGGATGGGACGACGTCGACGCGATCGGTGTCACCCGCGGGCCGGGCCTGGTCGGCTGCCTGGTGGTGGGCGCCTCCTGGGCCCAGGCGGCGGGGCTGGCCCGGGGGCTGCCGGTGGCCGGGGTCTCGCACCTCGCCGGCCACGTCTACAGCGCCTGGCTGGCGGAGCCCGGCTTCGAGCCCCCCTACCTCGCGCTGGTGGCCAGCGGCGGGCACACCGAGTGCGTGCTGCTCCGCGACCACGGCGAGGCGGTGCGGCTCGCGCGCACCCGCGACGACGCCGTCGGCGAGGCCTTCGACAAGGTGGCGCGGCTGCTCGGGCTCCCGTATCCCGGCGGTCCGGCGGTGGAGCGGGCGGCGCGCGAGGGCGACCCGGCGCGCTTTCCCCTGCCCCGCACCCGCCTGGAGGGCGCCTTCTCGTACAGCGGGCTGAAGACGGCGGTGCGCTACGCGGTGCGCGACCTCGGCGCCGGCGGGCTCACCGACCGGGGCACCCCCGCCGACCCGGCGGTGGTCGCCGCCCTCGCCGCCTCGTTCCAGGCGGCCGCGATCGACCAGCTCGTCGACGGGCTGGAGGCGGCGGTCGAGCAGACCGGCGCCGAGCGGGTGACCGTGGTCGGCGGTGTGGCAGCCAACCAGGCGCTGCGGGGCGCGGTGAGCAGGCGGCTCGGCGGGCTGCGGATCGTGGTGCCGCCGCTCTCGCTCTGCGGCGACAACGCCGCGATGATCGGCGCCGCCGGCTGGCACCGGCTGCAGCGGGTCGGCGACGAGGCCGGATTCGGCGTCGACCCCGGCCTCGACGAGTACGCGTAG
- the groL gene encoding chaperonin GroEL (60 kDa chaperone family; promotes refolding of misfolded polypeptides especially under stressful conditions; forms two stacked rings of heptamers to form a barrel-shaped 14mer; ends can be capped by GroES; misfolded proteins enter the barrel where they are refolded when GroES binds): MAFETPKRLIYQDEARDALRRGAAALAQTVSITLGPAGRNVLLDKKFGAPTVTNDGVTIARDIELGDPYANMGAQLVKEVAVRTNDLAGDGTTTATVLASVMINEGLRNLAAGAEPIAMRTGINRAVAAAVDHVKNHSIPVSGREDIRRVASISASDEKIGGLIADAFDRIGTSGVTTVEEGHAMETEVEVVEGMQFDRGYISPHFVTDQQAMEAALDEPFILITDRKVKTVAELLPVLERVVQTRRPLLIIAEDVEGEALATLIVNKLRGTMITVAVKAPGFGDRRKQLLEDLAVLTGATVVTEDRGFKLDKTTLEMLGRCRRVVVTKDTTTVIEGAGDPAAIGARVAEIKAQIEETDSQWDREKLEERVARLSGGVAVIRVGAATEVELKERKARVEDALAATRAAVEEGIVVGGGVALLRADEAVSALEAEGDELTGIRIVRAALTAPLRVIADNAGLEGAVVVFKVAELPANQGFDARALEYGDLVERGIVDPTKVVRSCLVNAASIAIMVLTTEVLIADAPIPEPSLEMPGGGEGHSPSPVEDYGMGGMGGMGGMGGMEDMDY; the protein is encoded by the coding sequence ATGGCCTTCGAGACGCCCAAGCGGCTCATCTACCAGGACGAGGCGCGTGACGCCCTGCGTCGGGGCGCGGCCGCGCTCGCCCAGACCGTGTCCATCACCCTCGGACCGGCCGGCCGCAACGTGCTTCTCGACAAGAAGTTCGGGGCGCCCACCGTCACCAACGACGGCGTGACCATCGCCCGCGACATCGAGCTCGGCGACCCCTACGCGAACATGGGCGCCCAGCTGGTCAAGGAGGTCGCGGTCAGGACCAACGACCTCGCCGGCGACGGCACCACCACGGCCACGGTGCTGGCCTCAGTGATGATCAACGAGGGGCTGCGCAACCTCGCCGCCGGCGCCGAGCCGATCGCGATGCGCACCGGCATCAACCGCGCCGTCGCGGCCGCCGTCGACCACGTCAAGAACCACTCGATCCCGGTGAGCGGCCGCGAGGACATCCGCCGGGTCGCCTCGATCAGCGCCTCCGACGAGAAGATCGGCGGCCTCATCGCCGACGCCTTCGACAGGATCGGGACCTCCGGTGTCACCACCGTCGAGGAAGGCCACGCGATGGAGACCGAGGTCGAGGTGGTCGAGGGCATGCAGTTCGACCGCGGCTACATCTCCCCCCACTTCGTCACCGACCAGCAGGCGATGGAGGCCGCTCTCGACGAGCCCTTCATCCTGATCACCGACCGCAAGGTCAAGACCGTCGCCGAGCTCCTCCCGGTGCTCGAGCGGGTGGTCCAGACCCGCCGGCCGCTGCTGATCATCGCCGAGGACGTCGAGGGCGAGGCGCTCGCCACCCTGATCGTCAACAAGCTCCGCGGCACCATGATCACCGTCGCGGTCAAGGCGCCCGGGTTCGGCGACCGCCGCAAGCAGCTGCTCGAGGACCTCGCCGTCCTCACCGGTGCCACCGTGGTCACCGAGGACCGTGGCTTCAAGCTCGACAAGACCACCCTCGAGATGCTCGGCCGCTGCCGCCGCGTGGTCGTGACCAAGGACACCACCACGGTGATCGAGGGTGCGGGCGATCCGGCCGCGATCGGGGCGCGCGTCGCCGAGATCAAGGCGCAGATCGAGGAGACCGACTCGCAGTGGGACCGGGAGAAGCTCGAGGAGCGGGTCGCCCGGCTCAGCGGCGGGGTCGCCGTGATCCGCGTCGGCGCGGCCACCGAGGTCGAGCTGAAGGAGCGCAAGGCGCGCGTCGAGGACGCGCTCGCCGCCACCCGGGCGGCCGTCGAGGAGGGCATCGTGGTCGGCGGCGGCGTCGCGCTGCTCCGCGCCGACGAGGCGGTCTCCGCGCTCGAGGCCGAGGGCGACGAGCTCACCGGCATCCGCATCGTCCGCGCCGCCCTCACCGCCCCGCTGCGGGTGATCGCCGACAACGCCGGCCTCGAGGGCGCGGTGGTGGTCTTCAAGGTGGCCGAGCTGCCCGCCAACCAGGGCTTCGACGCCCGGGCGCTGGAGTACGGCGACCTCGTCGAGCGCGGCATCGTCGACCCCACCAAGGTGGTGCGCAGCTGCCTGGTCAATGCGGCCTCGATCGCGATCATGGTGCTGACCACCGAGGTGCTCATCGCCGACGCGCCGATCCCCGAGCCCTCCCTCGAGATGCCCGGTGGCGGCGAGGGTCACAGCCCCAGCCCGGTCGAGGACTACGGCATGGGCGGGATGGGCGGCATGGGCGGCATGGGCGGCATGGAGGACATGGACTACTAG
- a CDS encoding ZIP family metal transporter — MNFAATAGLGAVAGFTIFIGLPIARSRPTVNRLAVLNAASVGVLLFLFFDIIKNATAQIDAALAENRAVGIGYGFLLAAGLTVGMLSLVAFERLRKRKRTVPLPSGPGAMAAAAVGAGTRARREPLAPAVRVALFIAVGIGLHNFSEGLAIGQAAHAGSYQQNLLWVLVIGFGLHNITEGFGICGPIASMRPSWRLLGMLGLIGGGPTLVGTMLGFQFTSVALSVLFLALAAGAIVYVIGELQHAGRKLGSHDLAMVGLLVGFLLAYGTDRLLSVVGS; from the coding sequence ATGAACTTCGCCGCCACCGCGGGCCTGGGTGCCGTCGCGGGGTTCACGATCTTCATCGGGCTGCCGATCGCCCGCAGCCGGCCCACCGTCAACCGGCTGGCGGTGCTCAACGCCGCCTCGGTCGGGGTCCTGCTCTTCCTCTTCTTCGACATCATCAAGAACGCCACCGCGCAGATCGACGCCGCGCTCGCCGAGAACCGCGCCGTGGGCATCGGCTACGGGTTCCTGCTCGCCGCCGGCCTGACGGTGGGGATGCTGAGCCTGGTCGCCTTCGAGCGGCTGCGCAAACGGAAGAGGACCGTCCCGCTGCCCAGCGGGCCGGGCGCGATGGCCGCCGCCGCGGTGGGCGCGGGCACCCGGGCGCGGCGTGAGCCGCTGGCGCCGGCGGTGCGCGTCGCCCTCTTCATCGCCGTCGGCATCGGCCTCCACAACTTCTCCGAGGGCCTGGCCATCGGCCAGGCCGCCCATGCCGGCAGCTACCAGCAGAACCTGCTCTGGGTGCTGGTGATCGGCTTCGGACTCCACAACATCACCGAGGGCTTCGGCATCTGTGGCCCGATCGCGAGCATGCGGCCGTCGTGGCGGCTGCTGGGGATGCTCGGCCTGATCGGCGGCGGCCCCACCCTGGTGGGCACGATGCTCGGCTTCCAGTTCACCAGCGTCGCCCTCTCGGTGCTCTTCCTGGCGCTGGCCGCGGGCGCGATCGTCTACGTGATCGGCGAGCTGCAGCACGCCGGCCGCAAGCTCGGCAGCCACGACCTCGCCATGGTCGGGCTGCTGGTCGGCTTCCTGCTCGCCTACGGGACCGATCGCCTGCTCTCCGTGGTGGGGAGCTGA
- a CDS encoding UvrD-helicase domain-containing protein — protein MTVSTVPSDLLDGLNEAQRRAVEAPDGPLLIFAGAGSGKTRVLTCRIAHLVATGRARPSEILAVTFTNKAAREMRTRIEELVGESASGMWLGTFHALGARLLRRDGESIGVPASFVIYDEADRVVALRRASEAAGVDVKRYPPSQVGHAISAAKNELMDAAAYAGSPDARGYLGAQVAKVYTAYERDMHAAGALDFDDLLLRAVQLLRDVEPLREHYNERFKHVLVDEYQDTNHAQYVMVALLTETRRNLTVVGDDDQSIYGWRGADVRNILEFERDHPDATVVTLDQNYRSTQGILDAAHAVIRNNPDRAPKKLWTDAGAGEKVQLISVYDEQEEAQTICAEIDRLVALEGVSLSDCAVLYRTNAQSRALEDAMLRRGTPYRLVGGVRFYERREIKDVLAYLRLISNPRDAVSFGRIVNVPRRKIGDKTVAEVERLARRRGVTPFEAVASLQEAEGIGTAATAALEGFRRLIEGLRAAATALPLPELLERVLTESGYRDSLRDGTPEGEERWANVTELAGLAAEHAEVAPPEGLTRFLEQVALVADVDSLDASAAGVTLITLHQVKGLEFPVVFIAGMEEGLLPHIRALEEGESGIAEERRLTYVGITRAQRRLYLLHAFRRHLYGSPQMAAASRFLDELPKELLEMPRRPGAAAPAAPRSPGALRAAVHAHAVRPNPVVVAPQRFREGMRVSHARYGRGVILKSTMTRAGEEVVIRFGGGVKIFAVADAALEVLEG, from the coding sequence GTGACCGTGTCGACCGTGCCAAGCGACCTGCTCGACGGGCTCAACGAGGCGCAGCGCCGCGCCGTCGAGGCGCCCGACGGCCCGCTGCTGATCTTCGCCGGCGCGGGCAGCGGCAAGACCCGGGTGCTCACCTGCCGCATCGCCCACCTGGTGGCGACCGGCCGGGCGAGGCCGTCCGAGATCCTCGCCGTCACCTTCACCAACAAGGCGGCGCGGGAGATGCGCACCCGCATCGAGGAGCTGGTCGGCGAGAGCGCCTCGGGGATGTGGCTCGGCACCTTCCACGCCCTCGGCGCCCGACTGCTCCGTCGCGACGGCGAGAGCATCGGCGTTCCGGCCAGCTTCGTCATCTACGACGAGGCCGATCGGGTGGTGGCGCTGCGCCGCGCCTCGGAGGCCGCCGGGGTCGACGTCAAGCGCTATCCGCCGAGCCAGGTCGGCCACGCCATCAGCGCCGCCAAGAACGAGCTGATGGACGCCGCGGCCTACGCCGGCTCCCCCGACGCCCGGGGCTACCTCGGCGCCCAGGTGGCGAAGGTCTACACCGCCTACGAGCGCGACATGCACGCCGCCGGCGCCCTCGACTTCGACGACCTCCTGCTCCGCGCGGTGCAGCTGCTCCGCGACGTCGAGCCGCTCCGCGAGCACTACAACGAGCGCTTCAAGCATGTCCTCGTCGACGAGTACCAGGACACCAACCACGCCCAGTACGTGATGGTCGCCCTGCTCACCGAGACCCGCCGCAACCTGACAGTGGTTGGCGACGACGACCAGTCCATCTACGGGTGGCGGGGCGCCGACGTGCGCAACATCCTCGAGTTCGAGCGCGACCATCCCGACGCGACGGTGGTCACCCTCGACCAGAACTACCGCTCCACCCAGGGCATCCTCGACGCCGCCCATGCGGTGATCCGCAACAACCCCGACCGCGCCCCCAAGAAGCTCTGGACCGACGCGGGGGCGGGCGAGAAGGTGCAGCTGATCTCCGTGTACGACGAGCAGGAGGAGGCGCAGACGATCTGCGCGGAGATCGACCGCCTGGTGGCCCTGGAGGGGGTGTCGCTCTCCGACTGCGCGGTGCTGTACCGCACCAACGCCCAGTCCCGCGCGCTCGAGGACGCGATGCTGCGCCGCGGCACCCCCTACCGGCTGGTCGGCGGGGTGCGCTTCTACGAGCGGCGCGAGATCAAGGACGTGCTCGCCTACCTGCGGCTGATCTCCAACCCGCGCGACGCCGTGTCCTTCGGCCGCATCGTCAACGTGCCCCGCCGGAAGATCGGCGACAAGACCGTCGCCGAGGTGGAGCGGCTGGCGCGCCGGCGGGGGGTGACCCCCTTCGAGGCGGTGGCGTCCCTGCAGGAGGCCGAGGGCATCGGCACCGCCGCGACCGCGGCGCTCGAGGGCTTCCGGCGGCTGATCGAGGGGCTGCGCGCGGCGGCGACGGCGCTGCCCCTGCCCGAGCTGCTCGAGCGGGTGCTCACCGAGAGCGGCTACCGCGACTCCCTCCGTGACGGCACCCCCGAGGGGGAGGAGCGCTGGGCCAACGTGACCGAGCTGGCCGGGCTCGCCGCCGAGCACGCCGAGGTCGCCCCGCCCGAGGGGCTGACCCGCTTCCTCGAGCAGGTGGCACTGGTCGCCGACGTCGACAGCCTCGACGCCTCCGCCGCCGGGGTGACCCTGATCACCCTCCACCAGGTCAAGGGCCTGGAGTTCCCGGTGGTGTTCATCGCGGGGATGGAGGAGGGCCTGCTGCCCCACATCCGCGCCCTCGAGGAGGGGGAGAGCGGCATCGCCGAGGAGCGCCGCCTCACCTACGTGGGCATCACCCGCGCGCAGCGCCGCCTCTACCTGCTCCACGCCTTCCGGCGGCACCTCTATGGCAGCCCGCAGATGGCCGCCGCCTCCCGCTTCCTCGACGAGCTGCCCAAGGAGCTGCTGGAGATGCCGCGGCGCCCCGGTGCCGCGGCGCCGGCGGCTCCCCGTTCCCCGGGCGCGCTGCGCGCCGCCGTCCACGCCCACGCGGTGCGGCCCAACCCGGTGGTGGTCGCGCCGCAGCGCTTCCGCGAGGGCATGAGGGTGAGCCACGCCCGCTACGGGCGGGGCGTCATCCTCAAGAGCACCATGACCCGCGCCGGCGAGGAGGTGGTCATCCGCTTCGGCGGCGGTGTCAAGATCTTCGCCGTGGCGGATGCCGCGCTGGAGGTGCTGGAGGGCTGA
- the groES gene encoding co-chaperone GroES, giving the protein MNLRPLADRVVVKPLEREEVTKSGIVLPDTAKEKPQEGTVEAVGTGRYNEHAGKRVELDVKVGDRVIYAKYAGSEVKVEEVDYLILSEKDILAIVANGKKN; this is encoded by the coding sequence GTGAATCTTCGTCCCCTCGCCGACCGTGTCGTCGTCAAGCCCCTCGAGCGCGAGGAGGTCACCAAGAGCGGCATCGTGCTGCCGGACACCGCCAAGGAGAAGCCCCAGGAGGGCACCGTGGAGGCTGTCGGCACCGGACGCTACAACGAGCATGCGGGCAAGCGCGTCGAGCTCGACGTGAAGGTCGGTGACCGCGTGATCTACGCCAAGTACGCCGGGAGCGAGGTCAAGGTCGAGGAGGTCGACTACCTGATCCTCTCCGAGAAGGACATCCTCGCCATCGTCGCGAACGGCAAGAAGAACTAG